A portion of the Candidatus Paceibacterota bacterium genome contains these proteins:
- a CDS encoding dockerin type I domain-containing protein, producing the protein MKNINNTFVFLGLALAFACFSASSVIVRADMELVTETATVAAVVEVSDAVAEDASQTEASEPATDVENDGPTDETVLTPDTSDVENAVTNGSTEDATAEDSEVMIDGPTCLAGESAASQLRAMGDIDGNGIINKIDLEILSAHYENSDSSEVFEEEADINGDGSVNFDDLLTLTQNYGKRLCVLPPNSVCEESLSADINNDGVVNMTDLEILSSQYNQTAEGLSGDINKDRSVNFSDLLILAQQYDKVVCDMNGEPTNGDDDEDEDDDNNNSSRRRSSSGRGGDNDGEVLGASTGACGLYLTGFVFPNQ; encoded by the coding sequence ATGAAAAATATAAACAATACCTTCGTTTTCCTCGGTCTTGCACTTGCGTTTGCATGCTTTTCAGCATCAAGCGTTATTGTACGAGCTGATATGGAACTCGTAACAGAAACTGCTACAGTTGCCGCTGTAGTTGAAGTTTCTGACGCGGTCGCAGAAGATGCTTCACAAACTGAAGCTTCAGAACCTGCTACTGACGTTGAAAATGACGGCCCAACTGATGAAACTGTGCTAACTCCAGACACATCAGATGTTGAAAATGCTGTAACTAACGGTTCAACAGAAGATGCTACTGCAGAAGATTCAGAAGTGATGATTGATGGACCAACCTGCCTAGCAGGTGAGTCAGCAGCTTCACAACTTAGAGCGATGGGTGATATCGATGGAAATGGAATCATTAACAAGATTGACCTTGAAATCCTCTCTGCACACTATGAAAACTCAGATTCTTCTGAAGTTTTTGAAGAAGAAGCAGATATTAATGGTGATGGAAGTGTAAACTTCGATGACCTATTAACACTTACTCAGAACTATGGAAAGCGCCTTTGTGTACTTCCTCCAAATTCAGTGTGTGAAGAATCACTTTCAGCAGACATTAACAATGATGGTGTTGTAAACATGACTGACCTTGAAATTCTTTCAAGCCAGTACAACCAAACAGCCGAAGGTCTTTCAGGAGATATTAATAAGGATAGATCAGTGAATTTCTCAGATCTCCTTATTCTTGCTCAGCAGTATGACAAAGTTGTCTGTGACATGAATGGTGAACCAACAAACGGAGATGACGACGAAGACGAAGATGATGACAACAACAATTCATCACGCCGACGTTCATCATCAGGACGTGGTGGTGACAATGACGGAGAAGTGCTCGGAGCATCAACAGGTGCTTGTGGTCTATATCTTACAGGTTTTGTATTTCCTAACCAA
- a CDS encoding PH domain-containing protein, with protein sequence MTSTTPNPVSLSQDEHIVLDAQKHWFIILVEIIWIPLAALVPPIGLIIALISAPYLTFIALENFNAFLFFYSIWILFLWILSFSIMTDYYLDVVRITNKRIIDVDQQGFFSRNIATLRLDDVQDVTVESTGIIATFLKFGSVKIQSAGQQNEFVIKGVRHPDFVRETIIKAQGKIVEAPQRVIIAGNEASSPQGTY encoded by the coding sequence ATGACCTCCACCACTCCAAACCCTGTAAGTCTCTCTCAAGACGAACATATTGTTCTGGATGCTCAAAAACACTGGTTTATCATCCTTGTAGAAATTATCTGGATACCTCTTGCCGCTTTAGTTCCACCAATCGGACTTATCATTGCTCTCATTTCAGCTCCGTACCTTACTTTTATCGCACTTGAAAACTTTAACGCATTCTTGTTCTTCTACTCTATCTGGATTCTTTTCCTATGGATTTTGAGTTTCTCAATCATGACTGACTACTACCTAGACGTAGTTCGAATTACAAACAAACGAATTATCGATGTTGACCAGCAAGGATTCTTCTCAAGAAACATCGCGACACTTCGACTAGATGACGTCCAAGATGTTACGGTAGAAAGTACCGGTATTATCGCCACTTTCCTTAAGTTTGGTAGCGTTAAAATTCAATCTGCTGGACAACAAAACGAATTTGTCATTAAAGGAGTACGCCACCCTGACTTCGTTCGAGAAACAATCATCAAGGCACAAGGAAAGATTGTAGAAGCACCTCAACGAGTGATCATAGCTGGAAACGAAGCTTCAAGTCCACAAGGTACGTACTAA